Below is a genomic region from Fusarium oxysporum Fo47 chromosome VIII, complete sequence.
tttactttCTCCTTTATGCCAAGTTATATTAGGCATAGCATATTCTGTATGATTCGGAGCAAGATAAGGCAACTTATAGATATCTGTATTAAGTCCTCGGTTAAAATCTTCTCGTCGTAGATGCAATAGACGACAGTGGTCAGATGCCGCTATTATAGGCTGCTAAGGGAGTATATAAGGCTGTGGTATGACTCCTACTCGAGAAGGGTGCTGATATTAAGTCAAAGAATAGTAATGGTTAGATGCCGCTATCTCGGGCTGCTAGGATAGGACATAAGGCTATAGTATAACTCCTACTTGAGAAGGGTGCTGCTGTTAAATCGAATGATAGTATTAGTCGGACGCCGCTATTGTGGGCTGCTGGGAGAGGACATGAGGCTGTGGTACGACTCTTAGTCGATAATGGTGCCGCTATAGAGTCAGAGGATAGTAATGGTCGGACGCCGCTATGGTGGGCTGAACTGGGAGGGCAAGAGGTCGTAGTGCGACTGTTGGAGTCGTATGATGCTCAGTCTACTTAATCATGCTGGCCTACTtactgtaccaattacccACTGGTAA
It encodes:
- a CDS encoding ankyrin repeat-containing domain protein, which translates into the protein LLLEKGAAVKSNDSISRTPLLWAAGRGHEAVVRLLVDNGAAIESEDSNGRTPLWWAELGGQEVVVRLL